In the Prochlorococcus sp. MIT 1307 genome, one interval contains:
- a CDS encoding photosystem I reaction center subunit VIII, which produces MSSEFAANWLPGVFVPLIGLVTPAVFIVLVGRHITATD; this is translated from the coding sequence ATGTCTAGCGAGTTCGCTGCCAACTGGTTGCCCGGTGTTTTTGTCCCTCTTATAGGGCTTGTGACACCAGCGGTTTTCATTGTTCTTGTTGGTCGCCACATTACTGCAACTGACTGA
- the psaB gene encoding photosystem I core protein PsaB produces MATKFPSFSQGLAQDPTTRRIWYGIATAHDFESHDGMTEERLYQKIFATHFGHLAIIGLWVAGNLFHIAWQGNFEQWVTDPLHVRPIAHAIWDPHFGQGITDAMTQAGASGPVNIAYSGLYHWWYTIGMRTNEQLFQGAIFINILVCWLLFAGWLHLQPKFRPSLAWFKNAEAQLNHHIAVLFGFSNIAWNAHLVHVAIPESRGQHVGWDNWLTVLPHPDGLAPFFTGNWGAYAQNPDSLEHVFGTSTGAGTAMYTFMGGLHPGTESLWLTDIAHHHLALGVVMIIGGHMYRNTFGIGHTLKEITEGHNTDHPNDPHTGHFGISHKGIYETVNNSLHFQLGLALACLGTVCSLVAHHMGALPSYAYIARDYTTQAALYTHHQYIAILLMCGAFSHGAIFFVRDYDPELNKDNVLARVLGTKEALISHLSWVCMLLGFHTLGLYVHNDVVVAFGTPEKQILIEPVFAQAIQAFSGKTMYGIDALLANANSAATIASQQIPGNHYWMNMINASDATSNFLPIGPADFLVHHGIALGVHTTALILIKGALDARGSKLIPDKKDFGYAYPCDGPGRGGTCDSSAWDATYMALFWAVNTIAWVQFYWHWKHLAIWQGNVAQFNESGTYLMGWFRDYLWLNSSQLINGYNPFGVNELSVWAWIFLFGHLIWATGFMFLISWRGYWQELIETLVWAHQRTPIANLVGWRDKPVALSIVQARLTGVTHFVVGTAITYAAFVIGSTAGKFG; encoded by the coding sequence ATGGCAACGAAATTTCCTTCGTTTAGTCAGGGTCTGGCACAGGACCCAACAACCCGCCGTATCTGGTACGGCATAGCCACGGCTCACGATTTCGAGAGCCACGATGGCATGACCGAGGAGCGTCTTTACCAAAAGATCTTCGCAACACACTTCGGTCATCTTGCAATCATTGGTCTTTGGGTTGCTGGAAACCTGTTCCATATCGCCTGGCAAGGCAACTTTGAACAATGGGTCACAGACCCACTTCATGTTCGCCCAATTGCTCACGCAATCTGGGACCCCCACTTTGGACAAGGCATAACCGATGCCATGACCCAAGCTGGTGCTAGTGGCCCAGTGAACATTGCATATTCCGGTCTATACCACTGGTGGTACACAATCGGAATGAGAACAAATGAGCAGCTCTTCCAAGGTGCAATTTTTATCAACATCTTGGTTTGCTGGCTACTTTTTGCAGGTTGGTTGCATCTTCAGCCAAAATTCCGACCTTCTTTGGCATGGTTCAAAAACGCTGAAGCTCAACTAAACCACCACATTGCTGTTTTATTCGGTTTCAGCAACATTGCATGGAATGCTCACCTAGTTCATGTGGCCATTCCTGAATCACGTGGACAACACGTTGGTTGGGACAACTGGCTCACAGTTCTTCCTCATCCAGATGGTTTAGCTCCTTTCTTTACAGGAAATTGGGGAGCATATGCGCAAAATCCCGATTCTTTGGAACATGTTTTTGGCACCTCAACAGGTGCAGGAACTGCCATGTACACCTTTATGGGTGGACTGCATCCAGGGACTGAATCTCTTTGGCTTACTGATATAGCTCATCATCACCTAGCTCTAGGTGTAGTAATGATCATTGGTGGCCATATGTACCGAAACACATTTGGTATCGGACATACACTCAAAGAGATCACCGAAGGGCATAACACTGACCATCCCAATGATCCTCATACAGGTCATTTTGGTATTAGTCACAAGGGCATTTACGAGACAGTTAATAACTCTCTCCATTTCCAACTAGGTCTAGCCCTTGCATGTCTAGGTACTGTTTGTAGCTTAGTAGCTCACCATATGGGTGCACTCCCCTCATATGCCTACATAGCTAGGGATTACACAACTCAAGCGGCTCTTTATACCCATCATCAATACATCGCAATTCTCTTGATGTGTGGGGCTTTCTCTCACGGTGCAATCTTCTTTGTCCGTGATTACGATCCAGAACTCAATAAAGACAATGTTCTTGCAAGAGTTTTAGGAACAAAAGAAGCTCTAATCAGCCACCTAAGTTGGGTATGCATGCTCCTCGGTTTCCATACCTTGGGCCTTTACGTCCACAATGATGTAGTAGTTGCATTCGGAACTCCTGAGAAGCAAATCCTTATTGAACCAGTTTTTGCACAGGCCATTCAGGCATTTAGTGGAAAAACAATGTATGGCATAGATGCATTACTTGCTAACGCAAATAGTGCTGCCACCATCGCTTCTCAGCAAATCCCTGGTAATCACTATTGGATGAACATGATCAACGCGTCAGACGCGACGAGCAATTTCCTTCCAATTGGTCCAGCTGATTTCTTAGTTCACCATGGCATTGCACTAGGTGTTCACACCACAGCTTTGATACTTATCAAAGGTGCTCTTGATGCAAGGGGTTCCAAACTGATTCCAGATAAAAAGGACTTTGGATATGCCTATCCATGTGACGGTCCAGGTAGAGGAGGTACATGTGACTCCTCAGCTTGGGACGCAACATACATGGCTCTCTTCTGGGCAGTTAATACAATTGCTTGGGTTCAGTTCTACTGGCACTGGAAACACTTGGCAATCTGGCAAGGCAATGTTGCCCAATTCAATGAGTCAGGTACATATCTAATGGGTTGGTTTAGGGATTATCTGTGGCTCAATAGTTCACAGCTAATTAATGGCTATAACCCATTTGGTGTTAACGAGCTATCTGTCTGGGCCTGGATATTCCTATTCGGCCATTTGATTTGGGCTACAGGATTTATGTTCCTTATTTCCTGGCGTGGTTATTGGCAAGAGTTGATTGAAACTCTAGTTTGGGCTCATCAACGCACACCAATTGCCAACCTTGTTGGATGGAGAGATAAGCCAGTAGCTTTATCAATCGTTCAGGCTCGTTTGACTGGTGTTACCCACTTCGTTGTTGGAACAGCAATCACTTATGCGGCCTTTGTGATCGGTTCAACTGCAGGTAAATTCGGATAA
- the cobJ gene encoding precorrin-3B C(17)-methyltransferase has protein sequence MLQRLKTCKHVDQLALTPKAASNLEFPPKDLLVASAAEILHKYWHPGGVLLVVGAIGAVTRLIGPLLKSKEEDPAVLVMDARGMNIVPLLGGHKAGAEKIALELAEELGGNPVLTGHSKNQDCLAIDSFGEVWGWKRSGDSSDWNKLMMKQASEKKIIFDQSSGTKLWVNSLAAKNSLGDRKRENVQGFNNFSIGSKSIYKCSWHPPTLWVGIGCERGSSLELLDRSLTDALAKAGLAKEAIAGLVSLELKSDEPALLSLAKRQGVILRFFSADQLRQVTVPSPSREVELVTGTPSVAEASALLAAGADGVLIMKKQVYHANAYEKGAVTIAIAEAMQPFAPQRGELHLVGSGPGDLTYLTHDARAALSRSVVWIGYGRYLDLLDPIRRSDQVRIDGQLTFERERCNQALDLATQGVSVSLVSSGDSGIYGMAGLALELWLEKPQAERPTFNIHPGISAIQLAAAHIGAPLMNDFCAISLSDRLTPWVKIQERLRGAAIGDFVIAIYNPRSKDRDWQLQDALEIIRQYRSKDTPMALARQIGRDAEKIDYYSLENCPVNEVDMLTLVLIGNSQSLLNQSYLFTPRGYLTK, from the coding sequence TTGCTTCAAAGATTAAAAACTTGCAAGCATGTTGATCAGCTTGCTCTAACACCGAAAGCGGCATCGAATTTGGAGTTTCCACCAAAAGACTTGTTGGTTGCCTCTGCTGCTGAAATACTTCACAAATATTGGCATCCCGGTGGGGTATTGCTTGTAGTTGGGGCAATAGGAGCGGTTACACGCTTAATTGGCCCTTTGTTAAAAAGTAAAGAAGAGGATCCAGCAGTACTTGTAATGGATGCCAGAGGAATGAATATTGTCCCTCTTTTAGGCGGTCATAAGGCTGGGGCTGAAAAAATCGCTTTGGAGTTAGCTGAAGAATTAGGCGGTAATCCTGTTCTAACTGGGCATTCAAAAAATCAAGATTGTCTTGCAATAGATAGTTTTGGGGAGGTATGGGGGTGGAAGAGGTCAGGAGATAGTTCTGATTGGAATAAGTTGATGATGAAGCAAGCTAGTGAAAAAAAAATAATTTTTGATCAATCGTCAGGCACAAAATTATGGGTCAACTCTCTTGCTGCTAAAAACTCTTTAGGAGATCGAAAACGAGAAAATGTTCAAGGATTTAATAATTTCAGCATTGGTTCAAAGTCTATTTATAAGTGTTCTTGGCATCCACCAACCCTTTGGGTTGGAATTGGGTGTGAAAGAGGGTCAAGCTTAGAGCTTCTTGATAGATCTTTGACAGATGCTTTGGCAAAAGCTGGCTTAGCTAAAGAAGCGATAGCAGGTCTAGTGAGTCTTGAGCTCAAATCTGATGAGCCTGCTTTGCTTTCTCTTGCAAAGCGACAAGGTGTGATTCTTCGTTTTTTTTCAGCGGATCAGCTTAGGCAGGTTACCGTTCCTTCTCCTTCTCGAGAAGTTGAACTAGTGACAGGAACACCTTCTGTTGCTGAAGCTTCTGCTCTTTTAGCTGCTGGAGCAGATGGCGTACTAATAATGAAGAAGCAGGTTTATCACGCTAATGCTTATGAAAAAGGAGCTGTCACAATTGCTATTGCAGAGGCAATGCAACCTTTTGCTCCACAACGTGGTGAATTGCATTTAGTTGGTAGTGGCCCAGGAGATTTGACTTATTTAACTCATGATGCTCGGGCTGCACTTTCAAGGAGCGTTGTCTGGATTGGTTATGGGCGTTATTTAGACCTTTTGGATCCAATACGGCGAAGTGATCAAGTGCGTATAGATGGACAATTGACTTTTGAGCGTGAAAGATGCAATCAAGCACTTGATTTGGCAACCCAAGGAGTCAGTGTTTCTCTTGTCTCTTCAGGAGATAGTGGGATTTATGGCATGGCTGGTTTGGCTTTGGAATTGTGGCTTGAAAAGCCTCAAGCTGAACGTCCTACTTTTAATATTCATCCTGGAATTTCTGCAATTCAACTAGCTGCTGCTCATATTGGAGCCCCTCTTATGAATGATTTTTGTGCGATAAGCCTTAGTGATAGGTTAACACCTTGGGTGAAAATTCAAGAGAGACTTAGGGGGGCTGCTATTGGAGACTTTGTAATTGCTATTTATAATCCAAGGTCAAAAGATCGAGATTGGCAGTTGCAAGATGCGCTAGAGATAATTAGACAATATCGCTCCAAGGATACTCCTATGGCTTTAGCAAGGCAGATCGGAAGAGATGCTGAAAAGATAGATTACTACTCTCTCGAAAATTGCCCAGTAAATGAAGTCGATATGCTTACTCTTGTTTTGATAGGAAATAGTCAGAGCCTATTAAATCAAAGTTATCTTTTTACTCCTCGTGGTTATTTAACCAAGTAA
- a CDS encoding HEAT repeat domain-containing protein, translated as MNQVIAGASALILALLLWGIGKKPLRGRINKNGLQNIGTASLPQLALVETTNESAHKEKHMESPSTNEIVWSPPTSLQERIILQQHLYQLMVNGPESRLQAIILADLWGDKAVLPILRRGLKDSDSRVMKAAASAIQKYRIMPSLLDNQEPVTPRPPRNVALMR; from the coding sequence ATGAACCAGGTTATTGCTGGAGCTAGTGCTCTAATCCTTGCCCTACTGCTTTGGGGCATCGGCAAGAAGCCCCTTAGAGGTCGGATTAATAAAAATGGCCTACAAAATATCGGAACTGCAAGCCTTCCACAATTAGCTCTAGTTGAAACCACTAACGAATCTGCTCATAAAGAAAAGCACATGGAATCTCCTTCCACTAATGAAATAGTTTGGAGCCCTCCAACTTCCCTACAAGAACGCATCATTCTTCAGCAGCACCTCTATCAACTAATGGTTAATGGCCCTGAAAGCCGTCTTCAAGCAATAATCCTGGCTGATCTTTGGGGAGATAAGGCTGTTTTACCGATCCTTAGAAGAGGTTTAAAAGATTCAGATAGTCGAGTCATGAAAGCCGCAGCTAGCGCAATCCAAAAATATCGAATCATGCCTAGTTTGCTCGACAATCAGGAGCCAGTTACTCCCCGCCCTCCTCGTAATGTGGCCCTGATGCGATAA
- a CDS encoding YciI family protein: protein MPLFIKTEKFTSETMQLLPSQREHYLNEHRSWVSSLNQSDKKVSSGYLVNEEKLPGGGGLMVIKAKSFAEAKSLIQQDPIIVAGLVNWNLQEWIPVVGMLLE, encoded by the coding sequence ATGCCTTTATTTATAAAAACTGAAAAATTTACATCAGAAACTATGCAATTGCTACCAAGTCAACGAGAACATTACCTGAATGAGCATCGTTCTTGGGTTTCAAGCTTAAACCAGTCAGACAAAAAAGTTTCAAGTGGTTATTTAGTCAATGAAGAAAAATTGCCTGGCGGTGGAGGCTTAATGGTTATTAAGGCAAAATCATTCGCAGAAGCAAAGTCTCTGATTCAGCAAGATCCAATTATAGTTGCTGGCCTAGTCAATTGGAATCTTCAAGAATGGATTCCAGTTGTTGGAATGCTACTGGAATAA
- a CDS encoding photosystem I reaction center protein subunit XI gives MTDFQDPFLKSSEPVKINPKYVDSNVRPDDIGIADQWAVKPAADPCVGDLLTPVNSGYFTKAWLNNLPFYREGLSPNFRGLEVGAIFGYFLYGPFTITGPFRNSDFALTAGLLSAVGAMHILTALLVLYNAPGKAPNVQPADSTIDNPPTDLFTRTGWADFTSGFWLGGCGGAVFAWLLCGTLHVDTLMKQGAFFPWVG, from the coding sequence ATGACTGATTTCCAAGACCCATTCTTAAAGTCCAGCGAGCCCGTTAAAATCAATCCAAAGTACGTTGATAGCAACGTACGCCCTGATGATATCGGCATAGCTGATCAGTGGGCTGTGAAACCAGCAGCTGATCCCTGCGTTGGCGACTTATTAACTCCCGTCAATAGTGGATATTTCACTAAAGCTTGGTTAAACAACTTACCCTTTTATCGTGAAGGGCTTTCTCCAAATTTCCGTGGCCTCGAAGTAGGTGCGATCTTTGGATATTTTTTATATGGACCGTTTACTATTACAGGTCCATTCCGCAATAGTGACTTTGCTTTGACCGCAGGCCTTTTGAGCGCTGTGGGTGCGATGCACATTCTTACAGCTCTTCTTGTTCTCTATAACGCTCCTGGTAAAGCTCCAAACGTTCAACCCGCTGATTCAACTATAGATAACCCGCCCACCGACTTGTTTACCAGAACTGGCTGGGCAGATTTCACAAGTGGTTTCTGGCTTGGAGGTTGTGGTGGCGCAGTGTTTGCATGGCTCTTATGTGGCACCTTGCATGTAGACACCCTGATGAAGCAAGGTGCTTTTTTCCCTTGGGTAGGCTAA
- the lipA gene encoding lipoyl synthase, with the protein MLKPSWLRVKAPQQERIGGVSDLLSDLKLNTVCQEASCPNIGECFAGGTATFLIMGPGCTRACPYCDIDFDKSVRPLDATEPERLGEAVARLGLSHVVITSVNRDDLIDGGASQFVACIEQVRKRSSLTTIELLIPDFCGNWDALTSVMNAAPNVLNHNIETVPRLYKKVRPQGLYERSLELLKKVRELWPKVYTKSGLMVGLGETKNEVLQVLSELRSKEVDIITIGQYLSPGTKHLPVQRFVLPDEFAFFRKYGEEKLGFLQVVSSPLTRSSYHAGEVRRLMEKFPR; encoded by the coding sequence TTGCTGAAACCAAGTTGGCTGCGTGTTAAGGCTCCTCAACAGGAACGCATAGGAGGGGTATCTGATTTATTGAGCGATTTGAAGCTAAATACAGTTTGTCAAGAGGCGAGTTGTCCAAATATAGGTGAATGTTTTGCGGGAGGTACGGCGACATTTTTGATCATGGGGCCTGGATGTACTCGTGCTTGCCCTTACTGTGATATTGATTTTGATAAAAGTGTTAGACCTTTGGATGCTACCGAGCCTGAACGGCTTGGTGAAGCAGTGGCTCGTTTGGGTCTTAGTCATGTTGTTATTACTTCTGTTAACCGTGATGATTTGATTGATGGAGGAGCTAGTCAATTTGTTGCTTGTATTGAACAGGTGCGTAAGCGATCTTCTCTAACCACAATTGAATTATTGATACCAGACTTCTGTGGCAATTGGGATGCACTAACGAGTGTCATGAATGCAGCGCCAAATGTTCTAAACCATAATATTGAAACTGTTCCTAGACTTTATAAGAAGGTTCGACCACAGGGTTTATATGAACGTTCTTTAGAGCTCTTGAAGAAGGTTCGAGAACTTTGGCCAAAAGTTTATACTAAATCTGGCTTAATGGTTGGCCTTGGTGAAACAAAAAACGAAGTTTTGCAGGTTCTTTCTGAGCTTCGAAGTAAAGAAGTGGATATCATAACTATTGGGCAATATTTATCCCCTGGAACTAAGCATTTACCGGTACAACGTTTTGTATTACCGGATGAATTTGCTTTTTTTAGAAAATATGGCGAAGAAAAACTTGGCTTTCTTCAGGTTGTTAGTTCACCATTGACAAGAAGCAGTTATCACGCTGGAGAGGTTCGAAGACTTATGGAAAAGTTTCCACGCTAA
- the psaA gene encoding photosystem I core protein PsaA, with product MTISPPESGEKVNASGVPTPYNQPVDRDHVPADLEKAGNAGFWSRSLAKGPKTTTWIWNLHADAHDFDTHIGDLEETSRKIFSAHFGHLAIVFIWMSGAFFHGARFSNYSGWLADPTHVKPSAQVVWPIVGQEVMNGDVGAGFHGLQITSGIFQMWRSWGITSETQLMALAIGALVFAGLMLHGGIYHYHKAAPKLGWFQKIEPMMQHHQIVLFGLGSIAWAGHLIHIGAPVAAMMDAIDAGTPLVVDGVTIASAADITNLSTRLCDPQVAGQIFPSLAGRTVENFFTLNWWAFSDILTNKGGLNPVTGSLWMTDISHHHLAWGVFAVFGGHMWGNNVHGVGHRMKEIMDNHKGDPILYPAPKGHEGIFEFLSNSWHGQLSINLAMIGSGSIVVAHHQYALPAYPYLSIDHPTVLGLFTHHMWIGGLFICGAAAHGGIAMIRDYDPALHVDNVLDRILKARDAIISQLNWVCMFIGFHSFGLYIHNDVMRSLGRPNDMFSDTAIQLQPVLAQWVQNLWKGSVGTADLVGAGALPGGVSEAFSIPLGTADLMVHHVHAFTIHVTLLILLKGVLYARSSRLIPDKAKLGFRFPCDGPGRGGTCQVSSWDHVFLGLFWMYNSLSVVIFYFSWKMQSDVWGLTGGNFAQSSITINGWLRDFLWAQSSQVLTGYGSETAGYSLLFLGAHFIWAFSLMFLFTGRGYWQELFESIIWAHSKLKLAPTIQPRALSITQGRAVGVTHFLLGGIVTTWAFFHARLIGLG from the coding sequence ATGACCATTAGCCCACCAGAAAGTGGGGAGAAAGTGAACGCTTCAGGAGTTCCGACTCCGTATAACCAGCCTGTCGACAGGGACCACGTCCCAGCCGATCTTGAAAAAGCCGGTAACGCCGGTTTCTGGTCGAGAAGCCTCGCTAAAGGACCCAAAACCACAACTTGGATTTGGAATCTCCACGCTGACGCACACGACTTTGACACCCATATAGGTGATCTTGAAGAAACAAGTCGAAAGATCTTTTCGGCCCACTTCGGTCATCTAGCAATCGTCTTCATCTGGATGAGCGGTGCCTTTTTCCATGGCGCTCGCTTCTCTAACTACTCCGGTTGGTTAGCAGACCCAACGCACGTGAAACCTAGTGCGCAGGTTGTCTGGCCAATTGTGGGGCAAGAAGTGATGAATGGTGATGTGGGGGCCGGTTTCCATGGCCTTCAGATCACCTCAGGTATTTTCCAGATGTGGAGATCTTGGGGCATCACCAGCGAGACACAGTTAATGGCCTTAGCCATTGGTGCTCTTGTCTTTGCGGGCTTAATGCTCCATGGAGGTATTTACCACTATCACAAGGCAGCTCCAAAGCTTGGTTGGTTCCAAAAAATCGAACCAATGATGCAGCACCATCAAATAGTGCTGTTTGGTTTGGGATCAATAGCCTGGGCTGGTCACTTAATTCACATTGGTGCACCAGTTGCAGCAATGATGGATGCGATAGACGCTGGCACGCCTCTAGTTGTTGACGGCGTAACTATTGCTAGCGCTGCTGACATTACTAATCTTTCAACCAGACTCTGTGACCCACAAGTAGCAGGTCAGATTTTTCCTAGCCTCGCCGGTCGCACCGTTGAGAATTTCTTTACTCTCAATTGGTGGGCCTTTAGCGATATCCTCACAAACAAGGGGGGATTAAATCCAGTGACTGGAAGTCTCTGGATGACAGACATTTCCCATCATCATTTGGCATGGGGAGTGTTTGCAGTTTTCGGTGGCCACATGTGGGGCAACAATGTCCACGGAGTAGGTCACAGAATGAAGGAAATCATGGATAACCACAAAGGTGATCCAATCCTTTACCCAGCGCCAAAAGGCCACGAAGGAATCTTCGAGTTCTTAAGCAATAGCTGGCATGGTCAACTCAGTATCAATCTGGCGATGATTGGTTCTGGAAGCATTGTTGTTGCCCATCATCAATATGCGCTTCCTGCCTATCCATATTTATCGATTGATCATCCAACCGTACTTGGACTTTTCACCCACCATATGTGGATAGGTGGATTGTTTATTTGTGGTGCTGCAGCACATGGCGGTATTGCCATGATTCGCGACTACGACCCTGCTCTCCATGTAGACAACGTTCTAGACCGAATCCTCAAAGCAAGAGACGCAATCATCAGTCAACTGAACTGGGTTTGCATGTTTATTGGCTTCCATAGTTTTGGCCTTTACATCCATAACGATGTAATGCGTTCTTTGGGCCGTCCAAATGACATGTTCAGCGATACTGCTATTCAATTACAACCAGTTCTTGCTCAATGGGTTCAAAACCTTTGGAAAGGATCTGTAGGAACTGCTGACCTTGTAGGAGCTGGAGCCCTGCCGGGTGGAGTCAGTGAGGCTTTCTCAATACCTTTGGGAACAGCTGACTTGATGGTCCACCACGTTCATGCTTTTACAATTCACGTAACACTGCTCATCCTTCTGAAGGGTGTGCTTTATGCAAGAAGCTCTCGCTTAATCCCTGACAAGGCAAAGCTTGGATTCCGCTTCCCTTGTGATGGACCTGGTCGTGGTGGTACATGTCAAGTTTCCTCTTGGGACCACGTCTTCTTAGGCCTCTTCTGGATGTACAACTCCCTATCAGTTGTCATCTTCTACTTCTCATGGAAGATGCAAAGTGATGTATGGGGGCTAACAGGTGGAAACTTTGCTCAAAGCTCCATTACCATTAATGGCTGGCTAAGAGATTTCCTATGGGCTCAATCCTCCCAGGTTCTTACTGGTTATGGCAGCGAAACTGCTGGATACAGCCTTTTATTCCTTGGCGCTCACTTCATCTGGGCTTTCAGCCTGATGTTCCTATTCACAGGCCGTGGTTATTGGCAAGAATTGTTTGAGTCCATTATCTGGGCTCACAGCAAGCTGAAGTTGGCTCCAACGATCCAACCTCGTGCCCTTTCAATTACTCAAGGCCGTGCTGTGGGTGTTACCCACTTCCTCCTCGGTGGAATAGTCACCACCTGGGCCTTCTTCCATGCCCGCCTTATTGGGCTCGGCTGA